The following proteins come from a genomic window of Paenibacillus swuensis:
- a CDS encoding glycoside hydrolase family 140 protein: MKALKVSENGRFLVTEDEQPFFWLGDTAWELFHKLNREEAVDYLNQRAALGFTVVQAVALAELEGLTVPNRYGRLPLAVGKDGSIDPESIDDSRYPDSDYTYWDHVDYILETAASLGIYVALLPTWGDKYNLKWGKGPVIFNPDNAREYGRWIGKRYGHLKHIIWVLGGDRPLETEEHYAVNRSMAAGIKESSSNLITFHPCGGASSSQWVHHEDWLDFNMIQSGHNLAHLHNDDWVTKDYHLTPVKPTVDAEPRYEDHPIDFLPESGYFDDWDVRQAAYWGFLAGGFGITYGHHCVWPMNTEPTPYFPMHWREALGRPAATHMQHLKKLALSHNLLELLPDQGLVVVAYEGGDRLVAARGKQYAYVYSPTGKSVHARFGLLVGEQVAGSWYNPRSGETMAIGAWPNTGTLMLHPPSSGRGQDWVLVLDSR, from the coding sequence ATGAAAGCTCTGAAAGTAAGTGAAAACGGACGGTTTTTAGTAACAGAGGATGAGCAGCCTTTCTTCTGGCTGGGGGATACGGCGTGGGAGTTGTTTCATAAGCTGAACCGGGAAGAAGCGGTTGATTACCTAAACCAACGAGCTGCCTTAGGCTTCACGGTTGTGCAAGCGGTTGCTTTGGCCGAACTGGAAGGTCTGACCGTTCCAAATCGGTATGGCCGCCTTCCGTTGGCAGTTGGAAAGGACGGATCCATTGACCCGGAGTCTATTGATGATTCAAGGTACCCGGACTCGGATTATACGTATTGGGACCATGTCGATTACATCCTAGAGACCGCCGCTTCTCTAGGGATTTATGTTGCGCTGCTGCCGACCTGGGGAGATAAATATAATCTCAAGTGGGGGAAAGGCCCGGTCATCTTCAATCCGGACAACGCGCGGGAATACGGACGGTGGATTGGGAAGCGTTACGGACACCTAAAGCATATCATCTGGGTGCTGGGCGGAGACCGGCCGCTCGAAACCGAGGAGCATTATGCCGTCAACAGATCTATGGCGGCGGGCATCAAGGAATCTAGTTCCAACTTGATCACGTTTCATCCTTGCGGTGGCGCCTCTTCATCCCAATGGGTTCATCACGAAGATTGGCTTGATTTCAATATGATACAATCCGGACATAACCTGGCACATTTGCATAATGACGATTGGGTTACGAAGGATTATCATTTGACTCCCGTGAAACCGACGGTAGACGCCGAGCCCCGTTACGAAGATCATCCCATTGATTTTCTGCCGGAGAGCGGGTACTTTGATGACTGGGATGTGCGGCAAGCCGCCTACTGGGGTTTTCTGGCGGGCGGGTTTGGCATCACTTACGGCCATCATTGTGTCTGGCCGATGAACACGGAACCGACACCCTATTTCCCCATGCATTGGCGGGAAGCCCTCGGACGGCCCGCGGCAACCCATATGCAGCACTTAAAGAAACTGGCCCTGTCACACAACCTGTTGGAGTTGTTGCCGGACCAAGGCTTGGTTGTGGTTGCCTATGAGGGCGGCGACCGGTTGGTGGCGGCACGCGGAAAGCAGTATGCTTATGTGTACAGTCCGACCGGCAAGTCCGTTCATGCCCGCTTCGGCCTGTTGGTTGGGGAGCAGGTGGCCGGTTCCTGGTACAATCCGCGCTCGGGTGAAACGATGGCGATTGGGGCTTGGCCGAATACCGGCACCCTTATGCTGCACCCGCCATCTTCCGGGAGAGGTCAGGACTGGGTGTTGGTGCTGGACAGCCGTTAA
- a CDS encoding AraC family transcriptional regulator, translated as MERMLWDYELLYLKQGELEVTVEHSIYHGLPGDVFLFKPGQRHSIKVKGDAMVDQPHIHFDLFEKHDSGEVTVSFQMKDEMNPSEHAWFRENVLSGPDTILPNFFRLREPLSLEPILFDTIREFQMRMPHYEIRLKALVLELLAFLLRESQWMHRQDEPDQFTLLMEIQRHMNLHANRDLTLDELSQQFHLNKHYLIGLFKNAFQITPMQYHQQMRMERAKNLLKYTRLSMQEISDTLGYPSIHSFSRAFKNKEGSSPSFYRTSLFQHLNPSLNRSEHAISYPPNQ; from the coding sequence ATGGAACGAATGCTTTGGGATTATGAACTACTGTATTTAAAGCAGGGGGAATTGGAGGTTACCGTAGAACATTCCATTTATCATGGTTTGCCTGGGGATGTGTTTCTCTTTAAGCCGGGACAGCGCCATTCCATTAAAGTTAAAGGCGACGCGATGGTGGATCAGCCTCATATTCATTTTGATTTATTCGAAAAGCATGACAGCGGGGAGGTTACCGTTTCGTTTCAGATGAAAGATGAAATGAATCCATCGGAACATGCGTGGTTTCGGGAAAATGTGCTTTCGGGACCGGATACGATATTGCCAAACTTTTTCAGACTCAGGGAGCCGCTATCCTTAGAACCCATCCTGTTTGACACCATTCGAGAGTTTCAGATGAGGATGCCTCATTACGAAATTCGTCTGAAAGCCTTGGTTCTTGAACTGCTTGCCTTTCTCTTAAGGGAATCCCAGTGGATGCATCGGCAAGATGAGCCTGATCAATTTACATTATTAATGGAAATACAACGGCATATGAATCTGCATGCCAACAGGGATCTGACTTTGGATGAATTATCTCAACAATTTCATTTGAACAAACACTATTTAATCGGTCTTTTTAAGAACGCTTTTCAGATCACACCAATGCAGTATCATCAACAAATGCGGATGGAGCGGGCCAAGAATTTGCTTAAGTATACCCGATTGTCCATGCAGGAAATATCCGATACACTTGGCTACCCGAGCATCCACTCCTTTAGCCGCGCTTTCAAAAACAAAGAGGGCAGCAGCCCGTCTTTCTATCGCACTTCCTTGTTTCAACACCTCAACCCAAGCTTGAATAGGAGTGAACACGCAATCTCTTATCCCCCGAACCAATGA
- a CDS encoding spore germination protein: MGLKSVFTKESIQSQLKDIEDAKFEDITVFKRKAVLIYIKSLQDYANLQLLVIKPLQDSTDTRSVEDALPFSQIVNDNDLSSLIRDILNGYTVLLMEQSDEIYKINTMKTSQRSIAPSENEGTVLGPQDAFTESLETNLSQIKKRIVNPYLKSPGLRIGTESGTEVAVMYLEHIANPSLVSKVLSRLKHVEHPGLLSASQLNSLLEDHPFSPFPQLGLTQRPDNVTQALLNGKVCILMNGSPEVIICPITFYELFISPEDWYIRWTGGTAIRLLRVFGFFISIMLTSMYVSINTFHQEMLPPELLQLLLESRSKVPFSPLIEVLCIELVIEILREAGARMPAKIGQTIGVVGGIVIGTAAVEAGLASNVLIVLVSISALLSFLPANYLLSTAGRLVRYAFIFGAGMFGLFGQMMVLAFLLSHLLKLTSMGHVYISTPMTSEQTDWRTSIYRAPILQWLKQSAAAKAGNRVKRPMDEE, translated from the coding sequence GTGGGTCTGAAAAGTGTATTTACCAAGGAATCCATCCAATCGCAACTGAAGGACATTGAGGACGCGAAATTCGAAGATATTACCGTCTTTAAGAGGAAAGCGGTACTCATCTATATCAAGTCGCTTCAGGATTATGCCAACCTTCAACTACTCGTAATTAAACCTTTACAGGATTCAACGGATACCCGCTCTGTTGAGGATGCGTTGCCTTTCTCGCAAATAGTAAACGATAACGATCTAAGTTCATTAATTCGAGATATTTTGAACGGATATACGGTATTGCTCATGGAGCAGTCAGATGAAATATACAAAATAAACACGATGAAAACAAGCCAGCGAAGTATTGCGCCTTCAGAGAACGAAGGCACGGTGTTAGGACCTCAAGATGCGTTTACAGAGTCGCTGGAGACGAACCTGTCCCAGATAAAGAAACGGATCGTCAATCCTTACCTGAAGAGTCCTGGGCTCCGAATCGGAACGGAATCCGGGACGGAAGTTGCGGTCATGTATTTGGAGCATATTGCCAACCCTTCACTTGTGAGCAAGGTCCTTTCCAGATTAAAACATGTGGAGCATCCAGGACTGTTATCCGCTTCGCAGCTGAACTCACTGCTGGAAGACCATCCGTTCTCTCCATTTCCCCAGTTGGGTCTTACCCAGCGTCCTGACAACGTCACCCAAGCTTTATTGAACGGTAAAGTATGCATCCTGATGAACGGGAGTCCGGAGGTCATCATTTGTCCGATAACCTTCTATGAACTGTTTATCAGCCCGGAGGATTGGTACATTCGATGGACGGGCGGGACGGCAATCCGTCTGCTTAGGGTCTTCGGTTTCTTTATAAGCATAATGCTCACGTCCATGTACGTGTCCATCAATACGTTTCATCAGGAGATGCTGCCGCCTGAACTGTTGCAACTCTTATTGGAATCGCGTTCCAAAGTACCTTTCTCCCCTCTGATCGAGGTGCTGTGTATTGAGTTGGTTATCGAAATTCTGAGGGAAGCGGGGGCGCGCATGCCTGCCAAAATAGGTCAGACGATCGGCGTAGTCGGGGGTATCGTCATCGGTACGGCGGCTGTGGAAGCCGGACTTGCGAGCAATGTGCTCATCGTGCTGGTATCCATCTCGGCATTGCTGTCCTTCCTGCCCGCCAACTATCTCCTTAGCACGGCCGGACGTCTCGTTCGGTATGCCTTCATATTCGGTGCAGGGATGTTCGGCTTGTTCGGTCAGATGATGGTGCTGGCGTTTCTCTTGAGTCATCTGCTAAAGCTAACGTCCATGGGACATGTTTACATTTCTACCCCCATGACAAGTGAGCAAACGGACTGGAGAACCAGTATTTACAGAGCGCCGATTCTGCAGTGGCTGAAACAATCCGCTGCCGCGAAAGCGGGGAACCGCGTGAAACGTCCGATGGATGAGGAGTAA
- a CDS encoding ABC transporter permease, whose translation MRSYLQLTLAQLRIFGRNRQVLFWSLFFPIFFMLMLGSFMGNGGGISITASVVNEDGTPQAAEFITALNQVPGINTKNKTGDREQELKALKDGDLQMLVVIPQGYGKALQEANKSNPVIINVFYDETEMTTSQVGVTMVGNVVDAVSKKATGYEEVASIQSQGVQSINLKYIDFLVPGIVAMMIMNNNLNGVAGQISSWRERGILRRMQSTPLQSSSFIAAQISARLLMNGMQAVIVLVIGSLVFGTQVNGSWLLLLSFVVLGTLAFMSIGFIIAGLAKTPESAGPIAGFISFPLIFLGGVFFPIKDMPEWLQGIVNLLPIAHLSTAMRQIMNVGAGFTEVWGELALLGGWTLAAFIVASLTFKWE comes from the coding sequence ATGAGATCTTATCTCCAATTAACTTTAGCTCAGCTCCGCATCTTTGGCCGGAACAGGCAAGTGCTGTTCTGGTCGTTGTTCTTTCCGATTTTCTTCATGTTGATGCTGGGATCGTTTATGGGGAACGGCGGGGGGATTTCCATCACGGCTTCGGTCGTCAATGAGGACGGGACACCTCAGGCTGCGGAGTTTATAACGGCTTTAAATCAAGTGCCCGGCATCAACACGAAGAACAAGACAGGAGACCGGGAACAAGAACTGAAGGCATTGAAAGACGGAGACTTGCAGATGCTCGTGGTCATTCCCCAAGGGTATGGCAAGGCTTTACAGGAAGCGAACAAGAGCAATCCGGTCATAATTAATGTGTTCTATGATGAGACCGAGATGACCACCTCTCAAGTAGGCGTTACGATGGTGGGCAACGTTGTGGATGCTGTGAGCAAAAAAGCGACGGGTTACGAAGAAGTGGCTTCTATTCAATCCCAAGGGGTCCAATCCATCAATCTGAAATATATAGACTTTCTTGTTCCGGGCATCGTAGCCATGATGATTATGAACAATAACCTGAACGGGGTGGCGGGGCAGATCTCCTCTTGGCGCGAGCGTGGGATTCTGCGCCGGATGCAAAGCACGCCGCTGCAATCCAGCTCGTTTATCGCGGCTCAGATCTCAGCCCGGTTACTGATGAACGGAATGCAAGCTGTTATTGTGTTAGTCATCGGAAGTTTAGTGTTCGGCACCCAGGTGAACGGTTCGTGGTTGCTTCTGCTCTCCTTTGTTGTGTTGGGAACACTTGCGTTCATGTCGATTGGATTTATTATTGCGGGTTTGGCCAAAACGCCGGAAAGCGCCGGTCCTATCGCTGGCTTTATTTCCTTCCCTCTCATCTTCTTGGGCGGTGTATTCTTTCCCATCAAGGATATGCCGGAATGGCTGCAAGGCATTGTGAATCTGCTGCCCATTGCGCATTTATCCACGGCTATGCGTCAGATTATGAACGTAGGCGCGGGCTTTACCGAGGTGTGGGGAGAACTGGCTCTGTTAGGAGGTTGGACTTTGGCGGCGTTTATTGTGGCGAGTCTGACGTTTAAGTGGGAATAA
- a CDS encoding ABC transporter ATP-binding protein — MQVQRVASTAQPVIEVEGLIKRYGDFTAVNGIHFQVEQGEVFGLLGPNGAGKTTTMEMIEGLRRPDGGAARVAGYDTKTELRKVKEVIGVQLQSTSLFDLLTVREITEMYASFYARSVPIDPLLESVILTEKKKDRVKNLSGGQKQRLAIALALVNDPKVVFLDEPTTGLDPQARRTLWDIILKLKEEGKTVVLSTHYMDEAHILCDRICLMDRGEIIALDTPRNLVRSLESESALELRIPGYESLSEDEKRRVHDRLSRVVGVKQADVRGDAFVLYTDHLQQALIGFIQTCDDAGIVFADLQTRTATLEDVFIHMTGRSLREA, encoded by the coding sequence ATGCAAGTCCAAAGAGTAGCTTCGACCGCGCAACCTGTGATTGAAGTAGAAGGACTAATCAAAAGGTACGGGGACTTTACGGCCGTGAACGGGATTCACTTTCAAGTGGAACAGGGCGAGGTGTTCGGGCTCTTAGGTCCCAACGGCGCAGGCAAGACAACGACCATGGAGATGATCGAAGGCCTACGCCGACCGGACGGCGGTGCGGCGCGGGTTGCCGGGTATGATACGAAGACCGAGCTGCGTAAGGTGAAAGAAGTGATCGGGGTGCAGCTTCAATCCACCTCGCTGTTCGACTTGTTGACCGTTAGGGAAATTACGGAAATGTACGCCAGCTTCTATGCGCGGTCCGTTCCTATTGATCCGCTGTTGGAAAGTGTGATTCTGACGGAAAAGAAGAAGGATCGGGTAAAGAACTTATCCGGCGGCCAAAAGCAACGTCTGGCCATCGCGCTGGCGCTTGTCAACGATCCGAAGGTTGTGTTTCTGGATGAGCCGACAACAGGGCTTGACCCTCAGGCGCGCAGGACCCTCTGGGATATTATTCTGAAGCTGAAGGAAGAAGGCAAGACGGTAGTCCTTTCTACGCATTATATGGATGAGGCCCATATTCTGTGTGATCGAATCTGTCTGATGGATCGCGGTGAAATCATCGCGCTTGATACGCCGAGGAATCTGGTGCGTTCACTGGAATCGGAAAGCGCATTGGAGTTGAGGATTCCAGGATACGAGAGTCTGAGCGAGGACGAGAAAAGACGGGTCCATGACCGCTTGTCCCGTGTTGTTGGCGTGAAACAAGCGGATGTGCGCGGTGATGCTTTCGTGCTGTATACAGACCACTTGCAGCAAGCGCTCATCGGGTTCATCCAAACCTGTGACGATGCGGGCATTGTGTTTGCGGATTTGCAGACACGCACAGCGACCTTGGAGGATGTGTTCATCCACATGACCGGAAGGAGCCTGAGAGAAGCATGA
- a CDS encoding DMT family transporter, protein MKRTWLADLSLLLVALVWGTTFVIVQNAIQTLPPFSFNAIRFAMAALMLLVMMLVFFRSQLTAFRVGMLLPGVFLGFMLFCGYAFQTAGLLYTTSANTGFITGLSVVLVPLFAVFLLKEQLRIPSILGAAAAAGGLYFLTLGETFAVNFGDVLVLLCAVAFALHIVYTGKFAPSYPPLLLALMQIATVAVLSSFGALLLEPRTALSTEVLLQPDVMWALLITSLFATAIAFVVQTACQRFTTPARVAIIFAMEPVFAALTAVLWAGEQLGPKALFGCLLIFGGMLLSELQPNVRALSTKSKSR, encoded by the coding sequence TTGAAACGTACATGGCTTGCAGATCTCTCTCTACTCTTAGTCGCTCTTGTCTGGGGAACCACGTTCGTTATCGTTCAGAACGCCATTCAGACTTTGCCCCCGTTCAGCTTTAATGCCATCCGGTTCGCCATGGCCGCGTTGATGCTGTTGGTCATGATGTTGGTGTTCTTCAGAAGCCAACTTACCGCTTTTCGGGTCGGTATGCTGCTGCCCGGGGTTTTTCTGGGATTTATGCTCTTCTGCGGTTACGCGTTTCAAACCGCCGGTTTACTGTACACCACATCGGCCAACACCGGCTTCATTACCGGTTTGTCTGTCGTGCTTGTACCCCTGTTCGCGGTCTTCCTGCTGAAGGAACAACTGCGGATCCCATCCATACTGGGAGCCGCGGCCGCGGCAGGAGGGCTGTACTTTCTAACGCTGGGCGAGACGTTTGCGGTCAACTTCGGCGATGTCCTGGTGCTCTTATGCGCCGTCGCGTTCGCCCTGCATATTGTGTACACGGGCAAATTCGCGCCCTCGTACCCGCCGCTCCTGCTCGCGCTGATGCAGATTGCTACCGTTGCCGTTCTCAGCAGCTTCGGCGCGCTGTTGCTTGAACCGCGCACCGCGCTTTCCACCGAGGTTCTGCTGCAACCCGATGTGATGTGGGCTTTGCTCATCACATCGCTGTTCGCCACAGCCATCGCGTTTGTCGTGCAGACCGCGTGCCAGCGCTTTACGACGCCGGCGCGGGTAGCCATTATCTTCGCGATGGAGCCGGTTTTCGCGGCTCTGACCGCTGTGTTATGGGCTGGAGAACAGCTCGGCCCGAAAGCCTTGTTTGGCTGCTTGTTAATCTTCGGAGGAATGCTGTTATCTGAATTACAACCGAATGTCCGCGCACTTTCCACCAAATCCAAATCGAGATAG
- a CDS encoding Cof-type HAD-IIB family hydrolase yields the protein MSNYKLITIDIDDTLLNDELQVTDGTKQAMKAAIEQGVVVTLATGRMYDSAQKIAKQINLNVPLITYQGALIKNLLDEQVLYERYVPDDAAAELYDYCEARGYHLQVYINDVVYAKEDNQKIKDYCKLSNVPYRIEPDFRSLLGQPFAKMLMIDDPEVLDAIALELRPLIGDRTHITKSKAHYLEFMHKEGTKGHAVTFLANHYGLELSQVIALGDAWNDHEMIEVAGLGVAMGNAIQPLKEVADYITLSNNEDGVKHVIDKFILNPA from the coding sequence ATGTCTAATTACAAATTAATCACAATTGATATTGACGATACCCTTTTGAACGATGAATTACAAGTTACGGACGGCACCAAGCAAGCGATGAAGGCCGCGATCGAACAAGGAGTTGTCGTGACACTGGCTACGGGCCGTATGTATGACTCCGCTCAGAAGATTGCCAAACAGATTAACCTCAATGTACCTCTTATTACTTACCAAGGTGCGTTAATTAAGAATCTGCTGGATGAGCAGGTATTGTACGAGCGTTATGTACCCGATGATGCGGCGGCTGAATTGTATGATTATTGTGAAGCTCGAGGGTATCATCTTCAGGTTTACATCAACGATGTTGTGTATGCGAAGGAAGATAACCAGAAGATTAAGGATTACTGCAAATTATCCAATGTTCCTTATCGGATCGAACCGGATTTCCGCAGTTTGCTGGGACAGCCTTTTGCCAAAATGCTCATGATCGACGATCCCGAGGTATTGGACGCTATCGCCTTGGAGCTTCGTCCGTTGATCGGGGATCGGACCCATATTACGAAATCGAAAGCCCATTACTTAGAGTTTATGCACAAAGAAGGCACAAAAGGACATGCCGTTACATTTTTGGCGAATCATTACGGACTTGAGCTCTCCCAGGTCATTGCCTTGGGCGATGCGTGGAATGATCACGAGATGATTGAAGTAGCCGGACTTGGCGTGGCTATGGGCAATGCCATTCAGCCGCTGAAGGAAGTTGCGGATTACATTACTTTATCCAACAATGAAGACGGTGTGAAGCATGTCATCGACAAGTTCATTCTGAATCCCGCATAA
- a CDS encoding glycoside hydrolase family 172 protein: protein MLNGSFMSNLTRVSHAKTRSISAENFTGEKGKGGMATEGTGAQCARELGLGWKLSPSIELMGKSTVTLAEIEGPGIIQHIWMTSHNHHWRKLVLRAYWDGEENPSIEVPFGDFFCNGWTERCNVNSFPIAVNPAGGFNSYWEMPFRTSAKWTIENLSDDATHLYYQFTYALTEVPEDAAYFHAQWRRNNPLPYKEVHTIVDGIKGHGHYVGTYMAWGVNSNNWWGEGEIKFFMDGDQEYPTICGTGTEDYFGGAWNFEFPQGQYGTYSTAFLGMPQVIKPDGLYRSQQRFGMYRWHILDPIRFEDDLKVTIQALGWRSHGRYLPLQDDISSTAFWYQIEPHTAHPVFPGLNELEVV, encoded by the coding sequence ATGTTAAACGGATCCTTTATGAGCAATCTGACTCGAGTAAGTCATGCCAAAACGAGGTCAATCAGCGCGGAGAATTTTACCGGAGAAAAAGGCAAAGGCGGTATGGCGACGGAAGGTACCGGCGCTCAATGCGCAAGGGAACTAGGCCTAGGCTGGAAGCTTTCCCCGTCCATTGAACTTATGGGAAAGAGCACAGTTACCCTTGCGGAGATTGAAGGTCCCGGCATTATTCAGCATATCTGGATGACAAGCCATAATCATCATTGGAGAAAGCTTGTGCTTCGTGCCTATTGGGACGGTGAAGAGAATCCTTCCATCGAGGTGCCTTTCGGTGATTTCTTCTGTAACGGCTGGACGGAACGTTGTAACGTCAATTCATTCCCCATCGCCGTGAATCCGGCAGGAGGGTTTAATTCATACTGGGAGATGCCCTTTAGAACCTCGGCTAAATGGACCATTGAAAATCTAAGTGATGATGCTACCCATCTCTATTATCAATTTACTTATGCCTTAACAGAGGTTCCTGAAGACGCCGCCTATTTCCATGCGCAATGGAGAAGAAACAATCCCCTCCCATACAAAGAAGTGCATACCATTGTAGACGGCATCAAGGGACACGGTCATTATGTAGGGACCTACATGGCCTGGGGAGTTAACAGTAACAATTGGTGGGGCGAAGGTGAAATCAAGTTTTTCATGGACGGAGATCAGGAGTATCCCACCATTTGCGGCACGGGTACGGAAGATTACTTCGGCGGAGCCTGGAACTTTGAATTTCCTCAAGGGCAATACGGCACTTATTCGACGGCATTCCTGGGTATGCCTCAGGTGATTAAACCGGATGGATTGTACCGCAGTCAGCAACGCTTCGGGATGTATAGGTGGCATATTCTGGACCCAATCCGTTTCGAGGATGACCTGAAAGTAACGATTCAAGCGCTGGGTTGGCGAAGCCACGGACGTTATCTGCCTTTACAGGATGACATCAGCTCAACCGCGTTCTGGTATCAAATCGAGCCTCATACCGCCCATCCCGTATTTCCCGGATTGAATGAGTTAGAAGTGGTATAA
- a CDS encoding DUF6376 family protein: protein MKWKLVILLMAVLVLPACSLLESATSTVNYANEATTYISDATAFAERVPQMAEQAVNNSEALTSLVNELESMKDKALAFNATDAPALAQDLHDQLVSRNETLLAEINKYLDQIQGATVDWGNLQQAPLFQAVSDITQLLERIKNLGQ from the coding sequence ATGAAATGGAAATTGGTAATTTTATTGATGGCGGTGTTGGTACTTCCCGCGTGTTCGTTACTGGAGTCGGCCACGAGTACCGTTAACTATGCGAATGAAGCAACAACGTACATCTCGGACGCCACTGCGTTTGCCGAGCGGGTTCCGCAGATGGCGGAGCAAGCCGTGAACAACTCGGAGGCGTTGACCTCTCTAGTGAACGAACTGGAGAGCATGAAGGACAAAGCATTGGCGTTTAACGCAACGGACGCGCCCGCTTTAGCGCAGGATCTGCATGATCAATTGGTGAGCCGCAATGAAACCCTTCTGGCCGAGATTAATAAATACCTGGACCAGATTCAAGGGGCAACCGTAGACTGGGGCAACTTGCAGCAAGCTCCGCTGTTCCAAGCCGTCAGCGATATTACCCAATTGCTGGAGCGAATCAAGAATTTAGGGCAGTAG
- a CDS encoding ZIP family metal transporter encodes MESMWLGSILSALATGAGALPVLFMRSATHRFRDILLALTAGIMMAASTFSLIPQALSESNLRIVTLGIFMGVILLTLIGRVIPHFDLESKMGNKIDKKTLLIITAITMHNLPEGLSVGVSYADNTDGLGALIAFAIGLQNAPEGFLVGLFLVNQNISRFAAIAIATLTGAVEIVTAFIGFQLTQYVEGLVPYGLSFAAGAMLYIVYKELIPESHGDGHETAATYAFISGLLVMIYLIHWFGG; translated from the coding sequence ATGGAAAGCATGTGGTTAGGAAGTATACTATCCGCCCTCGCTACGGGAGCGGGAGCGCTGCCCGTTCTCTTTATGCGTTCGGCGACGCATCGGTTCAGAGATATTCTGTTAGCCTTAACGGCAGGCATTATGATGGCTGCATCCACGTTCAGCTTGATTCCCCAAGCGCTTAGTGAGTCTAATCTAAGGATTGTTACTTTGGGCATCTTCATGGGCGTCATTCTGTTGACTCTCATAGGCAGGGTCATTCCTCACTTCGATCTTGAGAGCAAAATGGGCAATAAAATCGACAAGAAAACTCTGCTGATCATTACCGCGATTACCATGCATAACTTGCCGGAGGGACTGTCTGTCGGGGTTAGTTACGCCGATAATACAGACGGGCTCGGCGCCTTGATTGCGTTCGCCATAGGTCTGCAAAATGCGCCTGAGGGCTTCCTGGTAGGTCTTTTTCTGGTAAACCAGAATATTTCCAGGTTTGCCGCCATCGCCATTGCGACGCTGACCGGTGCCGTGGAAATTGTAACCGCCTTTATCGGATTCCAGCTTACGCAATATGTGGAGGGATTGGTGCCGTACGGTCTTTCTTTTGCCGCAGGAGCTATGCTGTATATCGTGTATAAAGAGTTGATTCCCGAGAGCCACGGGGACGGTCACGAAACCGCCGCTACCTATGCTTTCATCTCGGGGCTGTTGGTGATGATTTATCTCATTCATTGGTTCGGGGGATAA
- a CDS encoding DinB family protein encodes MKTLFQYNWIVREQWYQWCEETTPEELQRVRVGGVGGILHTLFHIVDVEWSWIRVLQDKPDFQEDFENYNTLEKVRNLDKEFKQDVEPFVNSWNAEMETRPLDIPRLDGTVEILAWGEVMRHVIAHEIHHVGQLSVWSREVGKPPVSANLIRKGLIQPNETQLQD; translated from the coding sequence ATGAAAACCTTATTTCAATATAACTGGATTGTGAGAGAACAATGGTATCAGTGGTGTGAAGAAACCACCCCGGAAGAGCTGCAACGCGTCCGAGTCGGCGGTGTCGGAGGCATACTGCACACGTTGTTTCACATTGTGGACGTGGAATGGAGCTGGATTCGCGTTCTGCAAGATAAACCGGATTTCCAGGAGGACTTTGAAAATTATAATACGTTAGAAAAGGTTAGAAATCTGGATAAGGAATTTAAGCAAGATGTAGAACCCTTTGTTAATTCATGGAATGCCGAGATGGAAACACGCCCGTTGGATATTCCCAGACTGGACGGAACGGTCGAAATCCTAGCCTGGGGCGAAGTGATGCGTCACGTCATTGCTCACGAGATTCATCATGTGGGGCAGCTTTCAGTGTGGTCCAGGGAAGTGGGTAAACCGCCTGTGTCCGCTAATCTGATCCGCAAGGGACTCATTCAACCTAATGAAACTCAACTACAGGACTGA